The following coding sequences lie in one Zingiber officinale cultivar Zhangliang chromosome 2B, Zo_v1.1, whole genome shotgun sequence genomic window:
- the LOC122049298 gene encoding phospholipase A1 EG1, chloroplastic/mitochondrial-like, which translates to MASRLPASNSCAAITECRRGRVSAAAAAAAQSIMTAELAASVAAVPRISVQHAPAPVPAKANMRKEMEEDNWEALVAPLHPVLRDEIVRYGELVAACYKAFDLDPSSDRYLNCKYGKKNMLRGVGMPDAGYEVTKYVYATPDISLPIPTQSGSTCCGRWIGYVAVSSSDVGRRDIVVSFRGTVTSTEWIANLMSSLEVARFDPHDPRPDVKVASGFLNLYTSGDSSTKFGSGSCREQLLAEVSRLLHKYKGEEVSITLAGHSMGSALALLLGYDIAELGLNQGAPVMVYSYGGPRVGNAGFKRRCEELGVKVLRVANVNDPVTKLPGVIFNENFRNPMGGGLSSYAHVGVELALDFFKVRDPVCVHDLDAYIRLLKCHPKNGAAVQAKRNRDAAGDIARKARELLSSVQVAEAWTWQDAAMQLGNWMQLLNI; encoded by the coding sequence ATGGCGTCGCGCCTTCCGGCATCCAATTCCTGTGCCGCAATCACTGAGTGCCGGCGGGGGCGAGTctcggccgccgccgccgccgcggcCCAGTCGATCATGACGGCGGAGCTAGCCGCGTCGGTCGCGGCAGTGCCCAGGATCTCTGTGCAGCACGCGCCGGCGCCGGTTCCGGCTAAGGCGAACATGAGGAAGGAGATGGAGGAGGATAATTGGGAGGCTCTGGTGGCGCCGCTGCATCCGGTTCTCAGAGATGAGATCGTCCGGTACGGCGAGCTGGTTGCCGCCTGTTACAAGGCCTTCGACCTCGATCCTTCCTCCGACCGTTACCTCAACTGTAAGTACGGCAAGAAGAACATGCTCCGGGGGGTGGGAATGCCGGACGCCGGCTACGAGGTCACCAAGTACGTGTATGCCACCCCGGACATCAGCCTCCCCATCCCGACCCAGAGCGGCAGCACCTGCTGCGGCCGCTGGATCGGCTACGTCGCCGTCTCTTCTTCAGACGTCGGCCGCCGCGACATCGTCGTCTCCTTCCGCGGCACCGTCACTAGCACCGAGTGGATCGCTAACCTGATGAGCTCCCTGGAGGTGGCGCGGTTCGATCCGCACGACCCCCGACCGGACGTCAAGGTCGCCTCGGGCTTCCTCAACCTCTACACCTCCGGCGACAGCTCCACCAAGTTCGGCAGCGGCAGCTGCCGGGAGCAGCTCCTGGCCGAGGTGTCCCGCCTCCTCCACAAGTACAAGGGCGAGGAGGTGAGCATCACGCTGGCCGGCCACAGCATGGGGAGCGCCCTCGCGCTGCTCCTCGGCTACGACATCGCCGAGCTCGGCCTCAACCAGGGGGCGCCCGTCATGGTCTACTCCTACGGCGGGCCGCGCGTCGGCAACGCCGGGTTCAAGCGACGGTGCGAGGAGCTCGGCGTCAAGGTGCTGCGCGTGGCGAACGTGAACGACCCGGTGACGAAGTTGCCGGGGGTCATTTTCAATGAGAATTTCAGGAATCCGATGGGCGGCGGCCTGAGCAGCTACGCCCACGTCGGGGTGGAGCTGGCCTTGGACTTCTTCAAGGTGCGGGACCCGGTTTGTGTGCATGACTTGGACGCCTACATCCGGCTCTTGAAATGCCATCCCAAGAACGGCGCCGCCGTCCAAGCGAAGAGGAACAGGGACGCCGCCGGCGACATCGCGAGGAAGGCCAGGGAGCTGCTGAGCAGCGTCCAAGTGGCGGAGGCATGGACGTGGCAAGACGCCGCCATGCAGCTGGGCAATTGGATGCAGCTACTAAATATCTAA